One genomic window of Roseobacter ponti includes the following:
- a CDS encoding TetR/AcrR family transcriptional regulator, whose product MAGKDKYKNGRGPARHTRDDWIRTALDTLICEGVGNVKIMVLSARLNTARSGFYWHFDSRADLLDRLLEHWRATNTRAITDSAARPADTICASIVNVATSWTGEGGFDTRLDFAIRDWARRSASVRAALDASDNERVGALTQMFQRHGFDDKEAQVRGRILYYTQIGHDALDQKEDLETRRSRTWHYLYCLSGQEPAQQDVDRLDAARMP is encoded by the coding sequence ATGGCGGGAAAAGATAAATACAAGAACGGCCGCGGTCCCGCCCGCCACACGCGCGATGACTGGATCCGGACAGCCCTTGATACGCTGATCTGCGAGGGCGTGGGAAATGTCAAAATCATGGTGCTCTCGGCCAGGCTGAACACCGCACGCTCAGGGTTTTACTGGCATTTCGACAGCCGTGCGGATCTGCTGGACCGGCTGCTGGAGCACTGGCGGGCAACAAATACGCGCGCAATTACCGACAGTGCGGCGCGTCCGGCGGACACCATCTGTGCGTCCATCGTGAACGTGGCGACCTCATGGACCGGAGAGGGAGGGTTTGATACCCGGCTCGATTTTGCAATCCGCGACTGGGCGCGCCGCTCGGCATCTGTTCGGGCGGCGCTTGATGCGTCAGACAACGAACGGGTCGGGGCCCTGACGCAGATGTTTCAGCGCCACGGATTTGATGACAAAGAGGCGCAGGTGCGCGGGCGGATTCTCTATTACACACAGATCGGCCACGATGCGCTGGACCAGAAAGAAGACCTGGAGACGCGCAGGAGCAGGACCTGGCACTACCTCTACTGCCTTTCGGGCCAGGAGCCCGCGCAGCAGGATGTCGATCGCCTCGACGCCGCACGCATGCCGTAG
- the acs gene encoding acetate--CoA ligase: MTASAEITPHVNAEQYKLLYAQSVKDPDAFWGEQGKRLDWIRPYTRVSDVSFAPGNVSIRWFDDGVLNVSANCIDRHLDTRGDQTAIIWEPDDPKDPALHITYKDLHRSVCKMASVLKELGVTRGDRVVLYLPMIPEAAYAMLACARIGAIHSIVFAGFSPDALAARINGCDAKVVITADEAPRGGRVTALKTNTDQALLHCDDDVKCLVVKRTGGQTTWTPRDYDYNKLAKTAADTCAPEPMDAEDPLFILYTSGSTGQPKGVVHTSGGYLAYAAMTHEIVFDYHDGDVFWCTADVGWVTGHSYIVYGPLANGATTIMFEGVPTYPDTGRFWDVCEKHGVNQFYTAPTAIRALMAAGDDPVKSYDLSSLRTLGTVGEPINPEAWNWYNTVVGGGRCPIVDTWWQTETGGHLMTPLPGATELKPGSAQQPFFGITPVVLEPTTGDVIDGNDVEGVLCIATSWPGQMRTVWGDHERFEKTYFSDYEGYYFTGDGCKRDADGDYWITGRVDDVINVSGHRMGTAEVESALVAHGRVAEAAVVGYPHAIKGQGIYCYVTLMNGEEPSEELRQELRRWVRTEIGPIASPDLIQWAPGLPKTRSGKIMRRILRKIAEDDFGALGDISTLADPSVVEDLIDNRMNREDA; encoded by the coding sequence ATGACCGCCAGTGCCGAAATCACCCCGCATGTGAACGCAGAGCAGTATAAGTTGCTTTACGCGCAGTCCGTCAAAGACCCTGATGCATTCTGGGGCGAGCAGGGAAAAAGACTCGACTGGATCCGCCCCTACACCCGTGTCAGCGATGTGAGTTTCGCTCCCGGCAATGTGTCGATCAGATGGTTTGACGACGGGGTGCTGAACGTCTCGGCAAACTGCATTGACCGTCATCTTGATACACGCGGCGATCAGACGGCGATTATCTGGGAGCCGGACGACCCCAAAGATCCGGCGCTTCATATCACCTATAAAGACCTGCACCGCTCTGTCTGCAAAATGGCCAGTGTGCTCAAAGAGCTTGGCGTGACCCGCGGCGACCGGGTCGTCCTCTATCTGCCGATGATCCCGGAGGCAGCCTATGCCATGCTGGCCTGCGCGCGGATCGGAGCCATTCATTCCATCGTTTTCGCCGGGTTCTCCCCGGACGCGCTCGCCGCGCGGATCAACGGCTGTGACGCAAAGGTCGTGATCACTGCCGATGAAGCACCGCGTGGCGGGCGGGTCACGGCGCTGAAAACGAATACGGATCAGGCGTTGCTGCATTGCGATGACGATGTGAAATGCCTCGTTGTCAAACGCACCGGGGGCCAGACCACCTGGACGCCGCGTGATTACGATTACAACAAGCTGGCGAAGACTGCCGCAGACACCTGTGCGCCTGAGCCGATGGATGCCGAAGACCCGCTCTTTATTCTTTATACCTCCGGTTCAACCGGTCAGCCCAAAGGCGTCGTTCACACCTCGGGCGGGTATCTGGCCTATGCGGCTATGACCCATGAAATCGTCTTTGATTATCACGACGGTGACGTTTTCTGGTGTACGGCGGATGTGGGCTGGGTCACCGGCCACAGCTATATCGTTTATGGCCCGCTGGCCAATGGCGCGACCACAATCATGTTCGAGGGCGTGCCGACGTATCCTGATACGGGCCGGTTCTGGGATGTCTGCGAAAAGCATGGCGTCAACCAGTTCTACACTGCCCCCACGGCCATCCGCGCGTTGATGGCGGCAGGCGATGATCCGGTGAAATCCTATGATCTGAGCAGCCTGCGCACGCTCGGCACTGTGGGCGAGCCGATCAACCCTGAAGCCTGGAACTGGTACAACACCGTTGTCGGCGGCGGGCGCTGCCCGATCGTCGACACCTGGTGGCAGACCGAGACGGGCGGCCATCTGATGACGCCGTTGCCCGGTGCGACGGAATTGAAACCTGGCTCGGCCCAGCAGCCGTTTTTCGGCATCACACCGGTGGTGCTCGAGCCCACAACGGGCGACGTGATCGACGGCAATGACGTCGAGGGCGTTCTTTGCATCGCTACCAGCTGGCCGGGTCAGATGCGTACCGTCTGGGGTGATCATGAACGGTTCGAGAAGACCTATTTCAGTGACTACGAGGGGTATTACTTCACCGGCGACGGCTGCAAACGCGACGCAGACGGAGATTACTGGATCACCGGGCGGGTCGACGATGTGATCAACGTCTCGGGCCACCGGATGGGCACCGCAGAAGTCGAGAGCGCGCTTGTGGCGCATGGCAGGGTCGCCGAGGCCGCCGTGGTCGGATACCCGCATGCGATCAAAGGGCAGGGCATCTATTGCTACGTCACCCTGATGAACGGCGAAGAGCCCAGCGAAGAGCTGCGTCAGGAGCTGCGCAGGTGGGTCCGTACCGAGATCGGGCCGATTGCATCTCCCGACCTTATCCAGTGGGCCCCGGGTCTGCCGAAAACCCGTTCAGGCAAAATCATGCGCCGCATTCTGCGCAAGATCGCGGAGGACGATTTCGGTGCCCTCGGTGACATCTCGACGCTCGCGGATCCCTCCGTCGTCGAAGACCTGATCGACAACCGCATGAACCGTGAGGATGCATAA
- a CDS encoding sodium:solute symporter family protein translates to MDQFTLNLLFVGASFALYIGIAIWARAGSTSEFYAAGRGVHPVTNGMATAADWMSAASFISMAGLIAFTGYDNSSFLMGWTGGYVLLALLLAPYLRKFGKFTVSEFIGDRFYSPTARLVAVVCLIVASTTYVIGQMTGVGVAFGRFLEISNTSGLLIGACVVFAYAVFGGMKGVTYTQVAQYVVLIMAYTIPAVFISLQLTGTPIPALGLFSETTATGGEGSVYLLTKLDQIVTDLGFASYTEAHKDNLNMVLFTLSLMIGTAGLPHVIMRFFTVPKVSDARWSAGWALVFIALLYLTAPAVGAMARLNITELMWPNGTNGEAVSVEQIESDARYDWMATWQKTGLLDWEDKNGDGRIQYYNDNSDAMAEKAAANGWEGNELTNFNRDILVLANPEIASLPGWVIGLVAAGGLAAALSTAAGLLLAISSAVSHDLLKGQLTPDMSEKAELMSARIAMAVAIGVATILGLNPPGFAAQTVALAFGLAAASIFPALMMGIFSKRVNNVGAVSGMLAGLGFTLIYIFLHKGWLFIAGTNSFPDTVDGSLFGIQSTAIGAVGAVINFAVAYGVSLATKDTPQEIKDLVESVRVPAGAGGAVDH, encoded by the coding sequence ATGGACCAGTTTACACTGAACCTGCTGTTTGTCGGCGCATCTTTCGCGCTCTACATCGGCATCGCGATCTGGGCCCGCGCGGGCTCCACATCGGAATTCTATGCCGCGGGCCGGGGTGTTCACCCCGTCACCAACGGCATGGCCACGGCGGCTGACTGGATGTCTGCGGCCTCCTTCATCTCGATGGCGGGTCTTATCGCCTTCACCGGCTATGACAACTCATCCTTCCTGATGGGATGGACCGGTGGCTATGTGCTGCTTGCCCTGCTGCTGGCGCCCTACCTGCGCAAGTTCGGCAAATTCACCGTCTCCGAATTCATCGGCGACCGGTTTTACTCCCCGACTGCACGGCTCGTTGCGGTCGTCTGTCTTATCGTTGCGTCCACGACGTATGTGATTGGTCAGATGACGGGCGTTGGCGTGGCGTTCGGGCGGTTCCTGGAGATCTCCAATACCTCCGGTCTGCTGATCGGTGCCTGTGTGGTGTTCGCTTATGCGGTTTTCGGCGGCATGAAGGGCGTGACCTATACGCAGGTGGCACAATACGTTGTGCTGATCATGGCCTATACCATACCGGCCGTGTTCATTTCGCTGCAGCTTACCGGAACGCCAATTCCGGCGCTGGGTCTCTTCTCTGAGACGACGGCCACGGGCGGCGAAGGCTCCGTGTATCTGCTGACCAAGCTCGACCAGATCGTGACCGATCTTGGCTTTGCCAGCTATACAGAGGCTCATAAAGACAACCTCAACATGGTGCTCTTTACGCTCTCGCTGATGATCGGTACTGCGGGTCTGCCCCATGTGATCATGCGCTTTTTCACTGTGCCCAAGGTCTCTGATGCACGCTGGTCCGCCGGCTGGGCGCTGGTCTTCATCGCACTGCTTTATCTCACGGCCCCTGCGGTTGGTGCGATGGCGCGGCTCAACATCACGGAACTTATGTGGCCCAACGGCACAAACGGTGAAGCGGTATCGGTTGAGCAGATCGAAAGCGACGCGCGCTATGACTGGATGGCAACATGGCAGAAAACCGGTCTTCTCGACTGGGAAGACAAGAACGGCGACGGTCGGATTCAGTACTATAACGACAATTCCGACGCCATGGCCGAAAAGGCTGCGGCCAACGGCTGGGAAGGCAATGAACTCACGAACTTCAACCGTGATATCCTCGTGCTGGCCAACCCCGAGATCGCGAGCCTTCCGGGCTGGGTGATCGGGCTTGTGGCGGCGGGCGGCCTTGCCGCGGCGCTCTCCACGGCGGCGGGTCTGCTGCTGGCGATCTCCTCGGCGGTCAGCCACGATCTGCTCAAAGGTCAGCTGACACCAGATATGTCGGAGAAAGCCGAGCTGATGTCGGCGCGGATCGCCATGGCGGTTGCCATCGGTGTGGCCACCATTCTGGGTCTCAATCCTCCTGGGTTCGCGGCACAGACTGTGGCGCTGGCCTTTGGCCTTGCGGCGGCTTCGATCTTCCCGGCGCTGATGATGGGCATCTTCTCCAAGCGGGTGAACAACGTGGGCGCGGTCTCCGGCATGCTGGCAGGTCTCGGCTTCACGCTGATCTACATCTTCCTGCACAAAGGCTGGCTCTTCATCGCGGGCACCAACTCCTTCCCGGACACAGTTGACGGATCGCTCTTTGGCATCCAGTCCACTGCGATCGGTGCGGTAGGTGCGGTGATCAACTTCGCGGTTGCCTACGGTGTGTCGCTTGCGACCAAAGACACCCCGCAGGAGATCAAGGATCTCGTCGAAAGCGTGCGGGTGCCTGCGGGTGCCGGCGGGGCTGTCGATCACTGA
- a CDS encoding SLC13 family permease has product METVELTLQMSVVLGLLAFTVFLFISEIVRIDLAAILVMVLLGLLSQVPALNSLADVSRLFDGLASNAVVSIIAVMIIGAGLDKTGLMSRVAALILKHGGKTEARIIPIVSGTVGFISSFMQNVGAAALFLPVVSRISVRTELPLSRLLMPMGFCAILGGTMTMVGSSPLILLNDLLLSANDTLPPDQQMETFGLFSVTPVGICLVITGILYFTLFGRWVLPAGTKAGDATSGQSLKDYLKKIYGLKTDIFEISVPEGHDCVGRTFDDVMQQYHIYIIGSAYRGKRWFAPVIQTEITAPCRFAVLGREKVIRQMVDEGGYILHNQLDVFAEDYAPTRSGVAEMVVPPGSAVIGKCAHDLVFRKTYGASLLAIHRDEETMSYVATDQHEPTAVGEVPFHAGDTLVIHCTWEALTRLTRDRDFVVVTTDFPHEEMRPAKVGWALFFFLIALGLILFTDLRLSLCLLTGAVGMILTKVIDIDEAYASVSWSTIFLLASLIPLGQAVQSTGTAEWIAQQILTLLEGWPVWSLQAGLAVLATVFTLIMSNVGATVLLVPLAVSIALAAGGDPAIFALTVAISTSNSFLIPTHQVNALIMGPAGYKVTDFMKSGGVMTLLFLVVSLTVMNLVF; this is encoded by the coding sequence ATGGAAACGGTCGAACTTACGCTGCAGATGTCCGTCGTCCTCGGGCTGCTGGCGTTTACCGTCTTCCTCTTTATCTCTGAAATCGTGCGCATTGATCTGGCGGCCATCCTTGTGATGGTCCTGCTCGGGCTGCTCAGTCAGGTGCCCGCGCTCAACAGCCTGGCGGATGTCTCCCGGCTTTTCGACGGGCTGGCCTCCAATGCCGTTGTCTCCATCATCGCTGTGATGATCATCGGAGCTGGTCTCGACAAAACCGGTCTGATGAGCAGGGTCGCGGCCCTCATTCTGAAACATGGCGGCAAGACCGAGGCGCGGATCATTCCCATCGTGTCAGGTACCGTCGGTTTCATCTCGTCGTTTATGCAGAACGTGGGCGCTGCGGCGCTTTTTCTGCCGGTGGTCAGCCGGATCTCGGTGCGCACAGAACTGCCGCTCAGCCGCCTGCTGATGCCGATGGGGTTCTGTGCGATCCTCGGCGGGACGATGACCATGGTGGGGTCTTCACCGCTTATCCTGCTTAACGATCTTCTGCTCAGCGCCAATGACACCCTGCCCCCCGATCAGCAGATGGAGACCTTTGGTCTTTTTTCTGTAACACCTGTGGGCATCTGCCTCGTGATCACCGGAATTCTGTATTTCACCCTCTTCGGGCGCTGGGTGCTGCCCGCGGGAACAAAAGCAGGCGATGCGACCAGTGGCCAGTCGCTCAAAGACTACCTGAAAAAAATCTACGGGCTGAAAACCGATATCTTTGAGATATCCGTGCCGGAAGGTCATGACTGTGTCGGGCGCACGTTCGATGACGTTATGCAACAGTATCACATCTATATCATCGGAAGCGCTTATCGTGGCAAACGCTGGTTTGCGCCGGTGATCCAGACCGAGATCACAGCGCCGTGCCGTTTTGCGGTGCTGGGCCGTGAAAAAGTGATCCGTCAGATGGTCGACGAGGGCGGTTACATCCTGCATAACCAGCTTGATGTATTTGCCGAAGACTACGCACCCACCCGGTCGGGTGTGGCGGAAATGGTTGTGCCGCCCGGCTCGGCAGTGATCGGCAAATGCGCGCATGATCTGGTTTTCCGCAAAACCTATGGCGCGAGCCTGCTGGCCATTCACCGTGACGAAGAAACCATGAGCTACGTGGCGACCGACCAGCATGAACCAACCGCTGTGGGTGAGGTTCCGTTTCATGCCGGCGACACCCTGGTCATTCACTGCACCTGGGAGGCGCTGACCCGTCTGACCCGGGACCGTGATTTCGTCGTGGTCACAACGGATTTTCCGCATGAGGAAATGCGCCCTGCCAAGGTTGGCTGGGCGCTGTTCTTTTTTCTGATCGCACTGGGGCTGATCCTGTTTACTGACCTGCGGCTCTCGCTTTGCCTGCTGACCGGTGCGGTGGGCATGATCCTGACAAAAGTGATCGACATCGACGAGGCCTATGCCTCGGTAAGCTGGAGTACGATCTTTCTGCTGGCGAGCCTGATCCCGCTGGGCCAGGCCGTGCAGTCCACGGGGACGGCCGAATGGATCGCCCAGCAGATCCTGACCCTGCTTGAAGGCTGGCCGGTCTGGTCGCTGCAGGCAGGTCTTGCGGTACTGGCCACAGTATTCACGCTGATCATGTCGAACGTGGGCGCAACCGTCCTTCTGGTGCCGCTGGCAGTATCAATCGCGCTGGCCGCCGGGGGTGATCCGGCGATCTTTGCGCTCACTGTGGCGATCTCGACGTCCAACTCCTTTCTGATCCCGACCCATCAGGTTAACGCGCTGATTATGGGGCCCGCCGGTTACAAGGTGACGGATTTCATGAAAAGCGGCGGGGTGATGACCCTGCTCTTTCTGGTGGTCTCGCTTACGGTGATGAACCTGGTGTTCTGA
- a CDS encoding DUF4212 domain-containing protein produces MSDRTVQTGTKAAEDASGYWTANIRIIVISLIIWALVSFGFGILLRPMLSGISVGGTDLGFWFAQQGSILVFLALIFFYAWRMNKLDREYGVEED; encoded by the coding sequence ATGTCAGACCGGACAGTTCAGACCGGCACAAAAGCTGCGGAGGACGCGAGCGGGTACTGGACCGCAAACATCCGCATCATCGTCATCAGCCTCATCATCTGGGCCCTTGTGTCCTTTGGCTTTGGCATCCTGCTGCGCCCGATGCTGTCAGGCATCAGCGTCGGCGGTACCGATCTCGGGTTCTGGTTCGCCCAGCAGGGATCCATTCTCGTCTTTCTGGCGCTGATCTTTTTCTACGCCTGGCGGATGAACAAGCTCGACCGTGAATACGGCGTAGAGGAGGACTGA
- a CDS encoding DUF294 nucleotidyltransferase-like domain-containing protein, whose translation MREDELTYLAGRHPWDALPADVLDALRPELTRLTAEKGQTIYTAGAPLDGLYFILSGGVEVTDPAGSLVSELHAGNTFGERGLLRDGLAATTATATGASTLICLPVACFESLRTSQPAFRAFFDRSRSASDGGLQPPGLAQVRVDALMIRDPVTCAPDTTIRAAAELMRDQRISCLCVLGDDRLTGILTLRDLVARALAAGLSDDTTVDTVMTKAPRTLPPSAIGSDVLHMMVEHRLGHLPVVDGDRLAGIVTQTDLTRFQATTSAGLVGDAARATNVDALAQVTARIPALLAHLIATGQRHDTITRLITDVSDVVTRRLLTLAQEKLGPAPAGWLWLACGSQGRREQTGVSDQDNCLILEDVPGIADHPWFRDFAAFVSDGLNACGYVYCPGDMMATNPRWRQPLAVWREYFRGWIAQPGKEAQMLASVMFDLRPVGGDAALFEGLQKDVLKAASGNSIFTAHMAGNALTHATPLGLLRGIAVISSGEHRKTIDTKHNGVVPVVDLGRMYALQGQIAQVNTRARLKAALAAGIVSARGGRDLIDAYDLIAQMRLEHQARQIRDGHAPDNYLPPAGLSDFDRSHLRDAFVVVKTMQSALMQGRGLLG comes from the coding sequence ATGCGCGAAGATGAGCTGACATATCTGGCGGGCCGGCATCCATGGGATGCACTGCCCGCGGATGTCCTTGATGCGCTGCGCCCCGAGCTTACCCGCCTCACCGCGGAAAAGGGTCAGACCATCTACACCGCGGGCGCGCCGCTTGATGGTCTTTATTTTATTCTCTCCGGCGGGGTCGAAGTCACTGATCCGGCCGGCAGTCTGGTCTCGGAACTGCACGCCGGCAATACCTTTGGCGAGCGCGGCCTGCTGCGCGACGGCCTCGCGGCGACAACAGCCACTGCGACCGGGGCCTCAACGCTGATCTGTCTGCCGGTCGCCTGTTTTGAAAGCCTGCGCACCTCGCAGCCGGCCTTCCGTGCCTTCTTTGACCGCTCCCGGTCCGCGTCCGATGGCGGGCTGCAACCGCCCGGGCTTGCACAGGTGCGCGTCGATGCGCTGATGATCCGTGATCCGGTGACCTGCGCGCCTGACACCACGATCCGCGCAGCCGCTGAGCTGATGCGCGACCAGCGGATTTCGTGCCTCTGCGTGCTGGGCGATGACCGGCTGACCGGCATCCTGACCCTGCGCGATCTGGTGGCCCGCGCGCTCGCCGCAGGCCTTTCCGATGATACGACCGTTGACACGGTGATGACCAAAGCGCCCCGCACCCTGCCGCCCTCAGCCATTGGGTCGGACGTGCTGCATATGATGGTGGAGCACCGGCTGGGCCATCTGCCGGTGGTCGATGGCGACCGGCTCGCAGGGATTGTCACCCAGACAGATCTTACGCGCTTTCAGGCGACGACGTCGGCGGGCCTTGTCGGCGACGCCGCGCGGGCGACCAATGTGGATGCGCTGGCGCAGGTGACCGCGCGCATTCCCGCACTTCTCGCACATCTCATCGCCACAGGCCAGCGGCATGACACCATCACCCGGCTTATCACGGATGTGAGCGACGTGGTCACCCGTCGCCTGCTGACACTGGCGCAGGAAAAGCTTGGTCCCGCACCCGCCGGATGGCTCTGGCTCGCCTGCGGCTCGCAGGGCCGGCGCGAACAGACGGGTGTTTCTGATCAGGATAACTGCCTCATACTCGAAGACGTGCCGGGCATCGCGGATCATCCATGGTTCCGCGACTTCGCGGCTTTTGTCAGTGACGGGCTAAACGCCTGCGGATACGTTTACTGCCCGGGCGATATGATGGCCACCAACCCGCGCTGGCGCCAGCCGCTGGCGGTCTGGCGTGAATACTTCCGCGGCTGGATCGCACAACCCGGTAAAGAAGCACAGATGCTGGCCTCGGTGATGTTTGATCTGCGGCCCGTCGGCGGCGACGCGGCCCTTTTTGAGGGTCTGCAGAAAGACGTGCTGAAAGCGGCTTCCGGCAATTCGATCTTTACCGCGCATATGGCCGGCAACGCACTCACGCATGCAACACCGCTCGGACTGTTGCGCGGCATCGCCGTGATTTCCTCTGGCGAGCACCGCAAGACAATCGACACCAAACATAACGGGGTTGTGCCGGTCGTCGATCTGGGCCGGATGTATGCGCTGCAGGGTCAGATCGCACAGGTGAACACCCGCGCCCGACTCAAGGCGGCGCTGGCCGCCGGGATCGTCAGCGCGCGGGGCGGGCGCGATCTCATCGACGCCTATGACCTGATTGCGCAGATGCGGCTGGAGCATCAGGCAAGGCAGATCCGTGACGGCCACGCGCCGGACAACTATCTGCCGCCCGCCGGGCTGTCGGATTTCGACCGCAGCCACTTGCGGGACGCATTTGTGGTCGTCAAAACCATGCAGTCTGCGCTGATGCAGGGCAGGGGGTTGCTCGGCTGA
- a CDS encoding HpcH/HpaI aldolase family protein: MTTSFKTRMLSGEILVGTFMKTPAHEMIEVLALSRLDFICLDAEHAPFDRGRMDICLAMCRALKIPALVRVPAGTPVEILKALDSGATGIVVPHVNTVEKAQMVAQAARFGHGGRGYAGSTRWAGYATRPMPEVLQQSIDETIVIAQIEEPEGVQAAEAIAATDGIDGLFVGPADLAVCYGKTNPADPMVLDAISDTGKAAKAHDKAFMTFAAGAAAGPELNKLGVTMFFVASEHAFMLRGANAEADALHDLG; the protein is encoded by the coding sequence ATGACCACCAGTTTCAAGACCCGCATGCTCTCCGGAGAAATCCTCGTCGGAACTTTTATGAAGACGCCTGCGCATGAGATGATCGAAGTACTGGCACTCTCGCGGCTCGACTTTATCTGTCTTGATGCCGAGCATGCCCCGTTTGACCGGGGTCGGATGGATATCTGCCTTGCGATGTGCCGCGCGCTGAAGATCCCCGCGCTTGTCCGGGTGCCGGCCGGTACGCCTGTGGAAATCCTAAAAGCGCTGGATTCCGGTGCGACCGGCATCGTGGTGCCGCATGTGAATACCGTTGAAAAAGCTCAGATGGTGGCGCAGGCCGCACGTTTCGGACATGGCGGGCGGGGTTACGCAGGATCGACACGCTGGGCCGGATATGCAACCCGCCCGATGCCCGAAGTGCTGCAGCAGAGCATCGACGAAACCATCGTGATTGCCCAGATCGAAGAACCCGAAGGCGTGCAGGCCGCAGAGGCCATTGCGGCGACTGACGGCATCGACGGGCTCTTTGTCGGGCCGGCTGATCTTGCGGTGTGCTATGGCAAAACCAATCCCGCAGACCCCATGGTGCTTGATGCGATCTCGGACACCGGCAAGGCTGCGAAAGCACATGACAAAGCGTTCATGACCTTTGCTGCGGGCGCTGCTGCGGGGCCCGAACTGAATAAACTGGGCGTTACGATGTTCTTTGTAGCCTCAGAGCATGCCTTCATGCTGCGCGGCGCCAATGCCGAAGCGGATGCTCTGCACGATCTCGGATAG
- a CDS encoding adenylate kinase, which yields MTGDTQPDPVPVLILLGPPGAGKGTQARRLHETFGLVQLSTGDLLRAAVAAGTPAGKAAQTVMQAGGLVSDDIVLAVLSERLADPDCAAGVVLDGFPRTTAQAQALDEMLDRSGQRVNAAISLEVDSAGMVSRVVGRFTCGDCGEGYHDSFKPVKTTGVCDSCGGQNMTRRADDNAATVMSRLDAYHEQTAPLIAWYETRGALRRVDAMGGIDRISEDIAAVVAAQITTTSHHAEAAL from the coding sequence ATGACCGGCGACACACAACCAGATCCGGTACCTGTCCTGATCCTGCTGGGGCCTCCGGGTGCCGGCAAAGGCACCCAGGCCCGCAGGTTGCACGAAACATTCGGACTTGTGCAGCTCTCGACAGGGGATCTTCTGCGCGCTGCCGTTGCTGCGGGCACACCTGCGGGCAAAGCTGCACAGACCGTGATGCAGGCCGGTGGCCTTGTCAGCGACGATATTGTTCTCGCAGTGCTGTCCGAACGTCTGGCAGATCCTGACTGTGCTGCGGGTGTGGTGCTCGACGGATTTCCGCGCACGACGGCTCAGGCACAGGCGCTCGACGAGATGCTTGACCGGTCCGGACAGCGGGTGAATGCGGCGATTTCTCTTGAAGTGGACAGTGCCGGAATGGTTTCCCGGGTCGTTGGCCGGTTCACGTGCGGCGACTGCGGCGAGGGGTATCACGACAGCTTCAAACCCGTGAAAACTACCGGTGTCTGTGACAGCTGCGGCGGGCAGAACATGACCCGGCGCGCCGACGACAATGCCGCGACGGTCATGTCCCGGCTTGACGCCTATCATGAGCAGACCGCACCGCTGATCGCCTGGTATGAAACGCGCGGGGCACTGCGGCGTGTCGATGCCATGGGCGGGATCGACAGGATCAGCGAAGACATCGCAGCCGTCGTCGCCGCGCAGATAACAACCACATCACACCACGCCGAAGCGGCTCTCTGA